Proteins encoded within one genomic window of Tamandua tetradactyla isolate mTamTet1 chromosome 11, mTamTet1.pri, whole genome shotgun sequence:
- the SHD gene encoding SH2 domain-containing adapter protein D isoform X2 has product MAKWLRDYLSFGGRRLPPQPPTPDYSESDILRAYRAQKNLDFEDPYEDADSRLEPDPAGPGDPKDLRGPGEAKYDSPKHRLIKVEAEDMAKAKALLDGSEEQLEAEYSDPFDAQPQPAPLDDGYMEPYDAQRVVNELPCRAVQLYDTPYEMQGQEPEDGPLSGQRSRQSRLPQEDERPADEYDQPWEWKKDHISRAFAVQFDSPEWERTPSSAKELRRPLPRSPQPAERVDTALPLEKQPWFHGPLSRAAAENLLSLCKEGSYLVRLSETSPQDCSLSVRPPDLASLHRMGREAAGCQGS; this is encoded by the exons ATGGCCAAGTGGCTTCGGGACTACCTGAGCTTCGGCGGTCGGAGGCTGCCCCCGCAGCCGCCCACCCCCGACTATTCGGAGAGCGACATCCTGAGGGCTTACCGCGCGCAGAAGAATCTCGACTTCGAGGACCCTTATGAGGACGCGGACAGCCGCCTGGAGCCGGACCCGGCGGGCCCCGGGGACCCCAAGGACCTCAGAGGCCCCGGGGAAGCCAAGTACGATTCTCCCAAGCACAGGCTCATCAAAGTGGAGGCGGAGGACATGGCTAAAGCCAAGGCCTTGCTGGACGGCTCGGAGGAGCAG CTGGAAGCAGAGTATTCGGACCCCTTCGATGCTCAGCCACAGCCTGCACCCTTGGATGATGGTTACATGGAGCCCTATGATGCTCAGCGAGTCGTGAATG AGCTGCCATGCAGGGCGGTGCAACTGTATGACACGCCCTATGAGATGCAGGGCCAGGAGCCAGAGGATGGACCCCTTTCCGGGCAGAGGTCTCGACAGAGCCGGCTGCCCCAGGAGGATGAGCGGCCAGCAGATGAGTATGACCAGCCATGGGAGTGGAAGAAAGACCACATCTCCAGGGCATTTGCAG TACAGTTTGACAGTCCGGAGTGGGAAAGGACTCCAAGTTCAGCCAAGGAACTCCGGAGACCCCTTCCCAGAAGCCCTCAGCCCGCGGAGCGGGTGGACACGGCCCTGCCCCTGGAGAAACAGCC GTGGTTTCACGGCCCACTGAGCAGGGCAGCTGCCGAGAACCTTCTGTCTCTCTGCAAGGAAGGCAGCTACCTCGTGCGCCTCAGCGAGACCAGCCCCCAGGACTGCTCTCTGTCTGTCAG